A genomic stretch from Aedes albopictus strain Foshan chromosome 2, AalbF5, whole genome shotgun sequence includes:
- the LOC134288965 gene encoding uncharacterized protein LOC134288965: MECKKCLLPVVTKDQPHIYCNALCAAVYHAACVKLNTAELAAVSPPNKNSCWMCDECLVEFVQWRKEHSEEIKEPIAATVPEPTCVLQRDVDELKAKVASILSVITSHENNHSDTTSWIRHSTPNSSRQKEGGTSEIANASDTASRLPDSICVDENFDLLLTNIDGSISEEEVHLMVSRCLGTFDNERIYVRKLVPRWVDCGALDYVSFKVVLYRKWKSAAMMSSTWPKNIRFREFKKVRCPWKPDIL, from the coding sequence ATGGAATGTAAAAAGTGCCTTCTTCCAGTGGTAACAAAAGACCAACCGCACATATACTGCAATGCATTGTGTGCCGCAGTTTACCATGCTGCTTGTGTTAAACTGAATACTGCCGAGCTCGCTGCCGTATCGCCACCGAACAAGAATAGCTGTTGGATGTGCGACGAGTGTTTGGTTGAATTCGTACAGTGGAGGAAAGAACATAGTGAGGAAATAAAAGAACCGATCGCCGCTACCGTTCCGGAGCCAACGTGCGTACTACAACGTGACGTAGATGAACTGAAAGCTAAAGTTGCGTCTATTTTGTCGGTGATCACGTCGCATGAGAACAATCACTCAGATACGACATCCTGGATACGACACTCAACACCGAATTCATCGCGACAGAAAGAAGGAGGAACAAGTGAAATAGCAAACGCATCCGATACTGCGAGTCGGTTACCCGATTCGATTTGCGTGGACGAGAACTTCGACTTGTTGCTGACTAACATCGATGGAAGCATTTCGGAGGAAGAAGTGCACCTTATGGTTTCTCGCTGCTTGGGCACCTTTGATAATGAGCGCATCTACGTTAGAAAACTAGTTCCACGATGGGTTGATTGCGGTGCACTTGACTATGTCTCTTTCAAAGTAGTATTATATCGTAAATGGAAGTCTGCCGCAATGATGTCATCTACTTGGCCTAAAAACATTAGATttcgagagtttaaaaaagttagaTGCCCATGGAAACCCGACATTTTGTAA